A genomic segment from Portunus trituberculatus isolate SZX2019 chromosome 14, ASM1759143v1, whole genome shotgun sequence encodes:
- the LOC123503726 gene encoding protein Dr1-like has translation MSVAPDPVQDEELTIPRASMNKMIKELLPNVRVANEARELILNCCTEFIHLVSSEANEICNQQQKKTINAEHILASLDKLGFGDYRADAEAVLKDCKAMAAKKRRKSTRLENLGIPEEELLRQQQELFAKAREEQMLVEQQRWQLMQAQVAAAQQQQQQLQQEQQETSDEEDYS, from the exons aTGAGTGTGGCGCCAGACCCTGTGCAGGATGAAGAGCTCACCATTCCTCGTGCCTCTATGAACAAGATGATCAAGGAACTCCTGCCCAATGTGAGAGTGGCAAATGAGGCACGTGAACTCATCCTCAACTGCTGCACTGAGTTCATCCACCTGGTGTCTTCAGAGGCCAATGAGATCTGCaaccagcagcagaagaagaccATAAATGCTGAACACATCCTTgcct CCCTGGACAAGCTTGGGTTTGGTGACTACCGGGCAGATGCTGAGGCAGTGTTGAAGGACTGCAAGGCAATGGCAgcaaagaaacgaaggaagagcaCCCGACTAGAGAACCTTGGCATCCCAGAGGAGGAACTTTTAAGGCAACAGCAGGAACTCTTTGCTAAG GCCCGGGAAGAACAAATGTTGGTGGAGCAGCAACGATGGCAGTTGATGCAGGCGCAGGtggcagcagcacagcagcaacagcagcagttacAGCAGGAACAACAGGAAACTAGTGATGAAGAGGACTATTCCTAA